Proteins encoded within one genomic window of Flavobacteriales bacterium:
- the hpt gene encoding hypoxanthine phosphoribosyltransferase, with translation MQNVTLHDKSFRPFLTEKEIQDAIKQLAKQLQKDYQDTNPIFIGILNGSFLFTADLVREFDGNCEVTFLRMASYEGTESTGDVQTVLGIKEDITNRNVIIIEDIVDTGNTVEKLYEVLSKEQPSSLKVATLLFKPNAYQKNIPIDYVAITVGNEFLVGYGLDYDGLGRNLKDIYIIND, from the coding sequence ATGCAAAACGTAACATTACACGATAAATCTTTCAGACCATTTTTGACTGAAAAAGAAATTCAAGATGCTATAAAACAATTAGCAAAACAACTCCAAAAAGATTATCAAGACACCAACCCCATTTTTATTGGAATTTTAAATGGCTCTTTTTTATTCACGGCCGATTTAGTTCGCGAATTTGATGGAAATTGTGAGGTTACCTTTCTCAGAATGGCCTCTTATGAAGGTACAGAATCTACTGGAGATGTTCAGACAGTTTTAGGGATCAAAGAAGACATCACAAACCGAAATGTTATCATCATTGAAGACATTGTAGACACTGGTAATACTGTAGAAAAATTATATGAAGTACTTTCTAAGGAACAACCATCTTCATTAAAAGTTGCTACTTTACTCTTTAAACCTAATGCTTATCAGAAAAACATTCCTATTGATTATGTAGCGATCACGGTTGGGAACGAATTTTTGGTGGGATACGGTTTAGATTACGATGGATTAGGAAGAAATCTAAAAGATATATATATTATTAACGATTAA
- a CDS encoding adenylate kinase — MLNIVLFGPPGAGKGTQAARLVAKYNLVHLSTGDIFRANIKGETELGKLAKQYIDKGDLVPDEVTIGMLESEVDKNNDANGFIFDGFPRTTVQAEALEQFLASKNTQVSVMLALDVEDDELVKRILLRAKDSGRADDADESIIRNRIEVYNKHTAVVADFYAAQNKFEKIDGVGSIDEISERLYNAIDQ; from the coding sequence ATGTTAAACATTGTATTATTCGGACCTCCAGGTGCAGGTAAAGGAACCCAAGCAGCTAGATTAGTAGCCAAATATAATCTTGTTCACTTGTCTACTGGCGATATATTTAGAGCTAATATAAAAGGCGAAACTGAACTAGGAAAACTAGCGAAACAATATATTGACAAAGGAGATTTAGTACCTGATGAAGTAACGATTGGGATGTTAGAAAGTGAGGTTGATAAAAATAACGACGCTAATGGGTTTATTTTTGACGGTTTCCCAAGAACAACAGTTCAAGCTGAAGCTTTAGAACAGTTTTTGGCTTCGAAAAACACTCAAGTTTCAGTAATGCTTGCTTTAGATGTTGAGGATGATGAATTAGTGAAAAGAATCTTATTAAGAGCTAAAGATAGTGGTAGAGCTGATGATGCTGATGAAAGTATCATTAGAAACAGAATTGAAGTTTACAATAAACATACTGCTGTAGTTGCAGACTTTTATGCTGCTCAAAATAAATTTGAGAAAATCGATGGAGTTGGTTCTATTGATGAAATTTCTGAAAGATTATACAACGCTATTGATCAATAA